Proteins co-encoded in one Burkholderia ambifaria AMMD genomic window:
- a CDS encoding methyltransferase domain-containing protein, whose translation MDSFYRAFEDQHRGSRELIKSRLAKYQPFIAPLATLHPGGKAFDLGCGRGEWLELMVESGFSALGVDLDADMLQACRERGLPVLQGDAIEYLAALDSNSHALVSAFHVVEHVPFEQVQRVVSEALRVLKPGGLLILETPNPENVVVAGCNFYLDPSHNRPIPSELLSFLGKHAGFARVKQLRLQEPPALHEAGARIRLLDVLGGVSPDYAIVAQKSCSEAEAGLFDEAFHEDYGLSLAELAARFDAGAARQHEHAAEQIQRTQAEVRRLHGELGVIHEELTRTRSELTQAVDELGQVRRDLGRVRSDLGQVNGELKRVHDEAQHTAGQLHAVYGSTSWRITAPMRNAVTFARSAKGTCKAGVRRVLFKSVAYVNRNPRLRRLAVRALGAMPGVKQRLVRIIVGAPMQPAYRKPIDDDGLTPRAREAYMALKSAFAPDNGDIE comes from the coding sequence GTGGATAGCTTTTATCGCGCGTTTGAAGATCAGCATCGAGGCTCAAGGGAACTGATCAAAAGTCGGCTGGCGAAATACCAGCCGTTCATTGCGCCCCTTGCGACGCTCCATCCGGGCGGGAAGGCGTTCGATCTGGGTTGCGGCCGCGGTGAATGGTTGGAGCTGATGGTCGAATCGGGGTTCAGCGCGCTGGGCGTGGACCTCGATGCCGATATGCTGCAAGCGTGTCGGGAGCGCGGTCTGCCCGTATTGCAGGGCGACGCGATCGAGTATCTTGCGGCGCTCGATTCGAATAGCCATGCGCTCGTGTCGGCGTTTCACGTCGTCGAGCATGTGCCGTTCGAGCAAGTTCAGAGAGTCGTTAGCGAAGCGTTGCGTGTACTGAAGCCCGGCGGGCTGTTGATCCTCGAGACGCCGAATCCGGAAAATGTCGTCGTTGCGGGCTGCAATTTCTATCTGGACCCCAGCCACAATCGGCCGATTCCTTCTGAACTCCTGAGTTTCCTCGGCAAGCATGCCGGATTTGCCAGAGTCAAGCAGCTTCGACTGCAGGAACCCCCTGCGCTGCACGAGGCTGGCGCGCGGATTCGTCTTCTCGATGTACTCGGCGGCGTAAGTCCCGATTACGCGATCGTTGCCCAGAAATCCTGCAGCGAAGCAGAGGCCGGATTGTTCGACGAAGCGTTCCATGAGGATTATGGGCTGTCGTTAGCCGAGCTTGCCGCGCGTTTCGACGCAGGAGCCGCCCGGCAGCACGAGCACGCCGCCGAACAGATCCAGCGGACCCAGGCCGAAGTGCGGCGCCTTCATGGCGAGCTGGGCGTGATCCACGAAGAACTGACCCGCACCCGCAGCGAACTGACGCAAGCTGTCGATGAACTGGGGCAGGTCCGGCGCGACCTCGGCCGAGTCCGGAGCGACCTGGGGCAAGTGAACGGCGAACTGAAGCGGGTCCACGACGAAGCACAGCACACCGCCGGGCAATTGCACGCGGTCTATGGCAGCACGTCATGGCGTATCACTGCGCCCATGCGAAACGCCGTCACGTTCGCGCGTAGCGCGAAAGGGACGTGCAAAGCCGGAGTGCGGCGCGTGCTGTTCAAAAGCGTCGCATACGTTAACCGCAATCCCCGCCTGCGGCGATTGGCGGTGCGAGCGTTGGGCGCGATGCCCGGCGTGAAGCAGCGACTCGTTCGGATCATCGTTGGGGCTCCTATGCAGCCTGCGTATAGAAAACCGATAGACGATGATGGTTTGACACCCCGCGCGCGCGAAGCGTACATGGCACTGAAGTCAGCCTTCGCGCCCGACAATGGGGATATTGAATAA